In Microbacterium soli, a single window of DNA contains:
- a CDS encoding DUF4191 domain-containing protein encodes MAKSAPAAEKRPGFFSQIRSLFRFTREVYGWLPWAQLAILIAGVLVGLILGYVFGGGAVLSLVLWAITGLMFGVLGAMFLMTRLSTKAMYAKIDGMPGAGGHVLSTSLGRNWQSSDTPVGINPKTQEAVYRAIGRGGIVVVGEGSRGRLTRLVNEERQKAQRVAHGVPVTVLYVGHGEDDVHISELAKTIKKLPKAIDKSTMAAVIRRIESVSQSLSSLPIPKGIDPAKARAPRPR; translated from the coding sequence ATGGCAAAAAGTGCTCCCGCAGCGGAGAAGCGCCCTGGCTTCTTCTCGCAGATCCGTTCGCTGTTCCGGTTCACCCGGGAGGTCTACGGCTGGCTGCCCTGGGCACAGCTTGCCATCCTCATCGCCGGCGTGCTGGTCGGCCTGATCCTCGGCTACGTCTTCGGCGGCGGTGCCGTGCTCTCCCTGGTGCTGTGGGCCATCACCGGCCTCATGTTCGGCGTCCTCGGAGCGATGTTCCTCATGACCCGGCTGTCGACGAAGGCCATGTACGCCAAGATCGACGGGATGCCGGGGGCCGGCGGTCACGTGCTCAGCACCAGCCTGGGACGCAACTGGCAGTCCTCGGACACCCCGGTCGGCATCAACCCGAAGACGCAGGAGGCCGTCTACCGGGCGATCGGGCGCGGCGGCATCGTCGTCGTCGGCGAGGGCTCCCGCGGCCGTCTGACGCGTCTGGTCAACGAGGAGCGGCAGAAGGCGCAGCGCGTCGCACACGGCGTACCGGTGACCGTGCTGTACGTCGGACACGGTGAGGACGATGTGCACATCTCGGAGCTGGCCAAGACCATCAAGAAGCTTCCCAAGGCGATCGACAAGTCGACGATGGCCGCCGTCATCCGCCGGATCGAGTCCGTGTCGCAGTCGCTGTCCTCCCTCCCCATTCCGAAGGGCATCGACCCTGCGAAGGCGCGCGCACCGCGCCCCCGCTGA
- a CDS encoding RimK family alpha-L-glutamate ligase, which translates to MKIAVLSRAPQSYSTQRLRAAAQQRGHAVKVLNTLKFAIDLTADAPDLFFRGRQLSDYDAILPRIGSSITYFGTAVVRQFEQMDVYTPNTADGISSARDKLRANQILSRHSIAMPPTAFVRNRADVRPAIERVGGAPVVIKLLEGTQGIGVILAPQVKVAEAIIETLHSTKQNVLIQKFIAESRGRDIRALVVGDRVVAAMRRVADGDEFRSNVHRGGRVEPVSLDPAYEQTAVRSAQIMGLRVAGVDMLESDDGPLVMEVNSSPGLQGIEAATELDVAGAIIDYIAGQVAFPDIDIRQRLSVSTGYGVAELVIHAGAGQVGKQLGDLGLWDRDITVLTLHRGVGAIPNPRKHVVLEAEDRLLCFGRLEEMRTMIPERRRRRPRVRRLPKEPLGD; encoded by the coding sequence GTGAAGATCGCCGTCCTCTCGCGGGCACCGCAGTCGTACTCCACGCAGCGTCTTCGCGCGGCCGCGCAGCAGCGCGGGCATGCCGTGAAAGTGCTGAACACCCTGAAGTTCGCGATCGATCTGACCGCCGACGCGCCGGACCTGTTCTTCCGCGGGAGGCAGCTCAGCGACTATGACGCGATCCTGCCGCGGATCGGCAGCTCCATCACCTACTTCGGCACCGCGGTGGTGCGGCAGTTCGAGCAGATGGACGTCTACACGCCCAACACGGCCGACGGCATCTCCAGCGCCCGCGACAAGCTGCGTGCGAACCAGATCCTGTCCCGCCACAGCATCGCCATGCCGCCGACGGCATTCGTGCGCAATCGTGCGGATGTGCGTCCCGCCATCGAGCGGGTCGGCGGTGCTCCCGTCGTCATCAAGCTGCTCGAGGGCACGCAGGGGATCGGAGTGATCCTCGCGCCGCAGGTGAAGGTCGCCGAGGCCATCATCGAGACGCTGCACTCCACCAAGCAGAACGTGCTCATCCAGAAGTTCATCGCCGAGAGCCGAGGTCGTGACATCCGTGCGCTGGTGGTGGGCGATCGAGTCGTCGCCGCGATGCGGCGCGTCGCCGACGGAGACGAGTTCCGCTCCAACGTGCACCGCGGCGGTCGAGTGGAGCCGGTCAGCCTCGACCCGGCGTACGAGCAGACGGCCGTGCGCTCCGCGCAGATCATGGGACTGCGCGTGGCCGGTGTCGACATGCTCGAGAGCGATGACGGGCCGCTGGTGATGGAGGTCAACTCGTCGCCGGGCCTGCAGGGCATCGAGGCCGCCACCGAGCTGGACGTCGCCGGCGCCATCATCGACTACATCGCCGGTCAGGTGGCCTTCCCCGACATCGACATCCGTCAGAGGCTCAGCGTGTCCACGGGCTACGGCGTCGCCGAACTGGTCATCCACGCCGGTGCGGGACAGGTCGGAAAGCAGCTCGGGGACCTCGGCCTGTGGGATCGGGACATCACCGTCCTCACTCTGCACCGCGGCGTCGGGGCGATCCCCAATCCGCGCAAGCATGTGGTGCTGGAGGCGGAGGATCGGCTGCTGTGCTTCGGGAGGCTCGAGGAGATGCGCACGATGATCCCGGAGCGCCGACGTCGTCGGCCCCGTGTCCGACGCCTGCCGAAGGAGCCGCTGGGGGACTGA
- a CDS encoding ATP-dependent zinc protease: MNRSSHSNTTTGWREWVSLPDLGVDWIKAKIDTGARTSSLHAFDVTEFTRDGEEWVRFAVHPWQETRADAVAHECPVHDRRAVRSSSGHAEHRIVVVLRMRLVGHDVQGEVTLTNRDEMGFRMLIGRQVLRRGFVVDPAKSFLGGRAPRETRRRNRGRT, from the coding sequence GTGAACCGGTCCTCCCATTCAAACACGACCACGGGATGGCGTGAATGGGTGAGCCTGCCCGATCTGGGCGTCGACTGGATCAAGGCGAAGATCGACACCGGCGCCCGGACCTCGTCGTTGCACGCGTTCGACGTGACCGAGTTCACTCGGGACGGCGAGGAGTGGGTGCGGTTCGCCGTGCACCCCTGGCAGGAGACGAGGGCGGATGCCGTGGCGCACGAGTGCCCGGTTCACGACCGTCGCGCCGTGCGCAGCTCATCGGGCCACGCCGAGCACCGGATCGTGGTCGTCCTGAGGATGCGGCTGGTCGGTCACGATGTGCAGGGCGAGGTGACTCTCACCAACCGGGACGAGATGGGCTTCCGGATGCTGATCGGCCGCCAGGTGCTGAGGCGCGGGTTCGTCGTGGATCCGGCCAAGTCCTTCCTGGGCGGCCGCGCCCCGCGCGAGACTCGCCGCCGCAATCGTGGAAGGACCTGA
- a CDS encoding RDD family protein has translation MNDYPGERLGLPASGPRSIARVGRRIGALAIDYFAATVIAIGFLGYDQFALPADAGWRQFAPMMVFAVLQILFIPTAGGSPGHRILGMRVVRFGGGWVGLWRPLVRTLLLVVVIPAVIWDADQRGLHDKLAGTVLIRS, from the coding sequence GTGAACGACTACCCCGGCGAACGCCTCGGACTGCCCGCGAGCGGACCGCGCAGCATCGCCCGCGTCGGGCGCCGGATCGGTGCGCTGGCGATCGACTACTTCGCCGCGACCGTCATCGCGATCGGCTTCCTGGGGTACGACCAGTTCGCCCTGCCTGCCGATGCGGGCTGGCGGCAGTTCGCGCCCATGATGGTCTTCGCGGTGCTGCAGATCCTGTTCATCCCGACGGCCGGAGGCAGCCCGGGGCATCGGATCCTGGGCATGCGGGTCGTGCGTTTCGGCGGAGGCTGGGTGGGACTGTGGCGACCTCTCGTGCGCACACTGCTGCTGGTGGTGGTCATCCCCGCGGTGATCTGGGACGCCGATCAGCGGGGTCTGCACGACAAGCTGGCCGGAACCGTGCTGATCCGCTCCTGA